A part of Myxococcus landrumus genomic DNA contains:
- the pgl gene encoding 6-phosphogluconolactonase has protein sequence MSTRPPQVIPPEGLAHQAAEWMAKSLQSALATKPRASLALSGGSTPGPAYRELSRLTLPWERVDLYFVDERFVPPDHPDSNYHMVEETLVGPLRLSPSQVFRMEGEREDRDDAARDYESRLPATLDVVLLGMGEDGHTASLFPGHPALEEKSRRVLSLVGPKPPPWRMTLTMPVLLSAHAVLMLVAGGGKRDVAKRALAGDLALPAARVSNAQWMLDTAAAGR, from the coding sequence ATGAGCACGCGGCCTCCCCAGGTCATCCCGCCCGAGGGCCTCGCCCATCAGGCCGCGGAGTGGATGGCGAAGTCGCTGCAGTCGGCGCTCGCGACGAAGCCTCGCGCGAGCCTCGCGTTGTCGGGTGGCAGCACGCCGGGGCCCGCGTACCGGGAGCTCTCCCGGTTGACGCTCCCGTGGGAGCGCGTGGACCTCTACTTCGTGGACGAGCGCTTCGTGCCGCCGGACCACCCGGACAGCAACTACCACATGGTGGAGGAGACCCTCGTGGGGCCGCTGCGGCTGTCTCCGTCCCAGGTCTTCCGCATGGAGGGAGAGCGCGAGGACCGCGACGACGCCGCGCGCGACTATGAGTCCCGGCTGCCTGCGACGCTGGACGTGGTGCTGCTCGGCATGGGCGAGGACGGCCACACGGCCAGCCTCTTCCCTGGGCACCCGGCGCTGGAGGAGAAGAGCCGGCGGGTCTTGTCCCTGGTGGGCCCCAAGCCCCCGCCGTGGCGGATGACGCTCACGATGCCGGTGCTGCTGTCGGCGCACGCGGTGCTGATGCTGGTGGCGGGCGGGGGCAAGCGGGACGTGGCGAAGCGCGCGCTGGCGGGCGACCTGGCGCTCCCGGCGGCTCGCGTCTCGAATGCGCAGTGGATGTTGGACACCGCCGCCGCGGGACGGTGA